A window from Malaclemys terrapin pileata isolate rMalTer1 chromosome 18, rMalTer1.hap1, whole genome shotgun sequence encodes these proteins:
- the LOC128825776 gene encoding tapasin-related protein-like, whose translation MNFSIYTAVYCFLCTGILKHHNGVATAGSTFRQSRRLSCLFETTETIPLLSEFTYIRQNAWLLLSGAEKPHQENPPAADTLTFIVQESSSLDILQHVDEDTDKLECKINRYFTDNTQILWPGLQTQLHKLDSWFTGTIKHLADKFTVTVFLVQSSASKEAENRVPEDVSQGNAERFYLSGVFLVRTGPSLIQSGLNKDVLLSCAFSVDHHTDVTIKWVLQQKGGHKKLIFAYNGFTRQVEHKDKRAEMFLAELPKGNASLLLRTVGVRDAGTYSCSVLVSSLLWAQNIQLEIVEKPTVTLNADVLSLVEGDEHKLVCDISHFYPHDADAQWLQEPMEQGMLPHVVTHVVSSSHRHNSDGTYSFSSYFLLKASLRDDGRRYTCRVEHQSLKHPIKKSLTVKVTESTSATWFLVILLVLLAGCLVVTLCYLYQGMGPNKPKPY comes from the exons GAATCCTAAAGCACCATAATGGAGTTGCAACAGCAGGTTCAACCTTTAGACAAAGTAGGCGGCTTTCCTGCTTGTTTGAGACAACTGAAACAATCCCATTGTTAAGTGAATTCACGTACATCAGACAGAATGCCTGGCTCCTGCTGAGTGGAGCTGAGAAACCTCACCAAGAAAATCCTCCTGCTGCTGATACCCTCACGTTTATCGTACAAG AGTCCTCCTCACTGGATATTCTCCAACATGTGGATGAGGATACTGACAAGCTTGAATGTAAGATTAACAGATATTTTACAGATAATACCCAGATCCTCTGGCCTGGGTTACAAACTCAACTTCATAAACTGGATTCGTGGTTCACTGGTACCATAAAGCACCTGGCTGACAAATTCACCGTTACGGTCTTTTTGGTACAATCAAGTGCCAGCAAAGAGGCAGAGAACCGAGTCCCCGAAGATGTTTCTCAAGGCAACGCAGAGAGATTTTATCTTTCAG GTGTATTCTTGGTACGCACAGGACCCTCTCTAATCCAGTCTGGCTTGAATAAGGATGTCCTCCTCAGCTGTGCTTTCTCAGTCGATCACCACACAGATGTCACCATCAAATGGGTATTACAGCAGAAAGGGGGACACAAGAAACTGATATTTGCCTACAATGGATTTACCAGGCAGGTGGAACACAAGGATAAACGGGCTGAGATGTTCCTAGCAGAGCTGCCTAAGGGGAATGCGTCTCTCTTACTAAGAACAGTGGGAGTAAGAGATGCAGGAACCTATTCTTGCTCAGTATTGGTGTCGTCACTTCTTTGGGCACAGAATATCCAGCTGGAAATAGTAG AAAAGCCCACAGTGACCCTCAACGCTGACGTCCTGTCTCTGGTGGAAGGAGACGAACACAAGCTGGTCTGTGACATCAGTCACTTTTACCCTCATGATGCCGATGCTCAGTGGCTTCAGGAACCAATGGAGCAGGGGATGCTCCCACATGTGGTGACTCACGTTGTCTCTAGTAGTCACAGGCACAACAGTGATGGGACTTACAGCTTCTCCAGTTACTTCCTGCTTAAGGCCTCCCTCAGGGACGATGGGCGTAGGTACACCTGCCGAGTGGAACACCAAAGCCTGAAACACCCAATCAAGAAAAGCCTGACGGTTAAAGTGACAG AATCTACCTCAGCAACTTGGTTCCTTGTCATCCTATTGGTCCTTCTCGCTGGGTGCCTTGTTGTGACGTTGTGTTACCTTTACCAag